In the genome of Plasmodium gaboni strain SY75 chromosome Unknown, whole genome shotgun sequence, one region contains:
- a CDS encoding exported protein (PHISTb), translating to MNIIKNYKIKLSLVVLGIVHVQSNYHGLNDSVSPIKFNYNICNRILSMNESADVVVETPTEETFNNKNEYIDEKFEESFYSKSGEQTVEEFLSKMGDNSTHGFGYCLVKRANSILRLRNFHNDDIILNEHDILSQCLNGDVSNIFNENKTLFKDLLNKDICTTYEINFDKNSECTLLTNKNDLQINKDILLLGNESEETNKLIDIWKRVVKNEENKFNLLKRNLYNQYLKHRNKSRFPNDKLNNILNECNMVVKKYNNNDDKTIKEIFNKWSTVTPHNIFEFRIFVMAYRLSWRTLIKNLNTEYTNLLRSSFK from the exons atgaatataattaaaaattacaaaattaaattatctTTAGTTGTTCTGGGAATTGTACATGTACAA TCTAATTATCATGGCTTAAATGACTCTGTGTCTCCAATTAAATTcaattataatatatgcAACAGGATTCTGTCTATGAATGAATCTGCTGATGTTGTTGTTGAGACACCAACTGAAGAAActtttaataataagaatgaATATATTGATGAGAAATTTGAAGAATCGTTTTATTCTAAAAGTGGAGAACAAACGGTAGAAGAATTTTTAAGTAAAATGGGTGATAATAGTACTCATGGTTTTGGATATTGTTTAGTTAAACGTGCTAACAGTATATTAAGATTACGTAATTTTCATAATGATGATATCATATTAAATGAGCACGATATATTAAGTCAATGTCTTAATGGAGATGtatcaaatatattcaatgaaaataaaacattatttaaagatttattgaataaagatatatgtactacatatgaaataaattttgataaaaatagtGAATGCACATTattaacaaataaaaatgatttacaaataaataaagacatattattattggGAAATGAATCTGAAGAAACCAATAAATTAATAGACATATGGAAAAGAGTCgtaaaaaatgaagaaaacAAATTTAATCTcttaaaaagaaatttatataatcaatATTTGAAACATAGAAATAAAAGTAGATTTCCAAATGATAAATTGaataacatattaaatgaatGTAATATGGTagttaaaaaatataataataatgatgataagactattaaagaaatttttaataaatggTCAACTGTTACACCTCacaatatatttgaatttaGAATATTTGTAATGGCTTATAGATTATCATGGAGAacattaataaaaaatttaaatacagaatatacaaatttattaagaagttcatttaaataa